The following DNA comes from Rhodothermales bacterium.
AAGATACGGGGCGTTGGCGAACGGGGTACGGTGCAGGACCCACGGCTCCAACACGGATCGCTCGCTCCGGATGTCTAAGGTGTTACTGCCCTACCACCGGCAGCTTATCCCATCGCACCACACTTCATTCGAAGTGAAACAGGATCATATACTGCCATGAACACGAAATTCATGAAATCTCGCATACGGTTGGCCATCGTCCTCCTCGCCATTTTACTTTCAGGCTGCGTATCGGTAGAACAGAGTCTGGTCACAGGTAATAAACGAGCATTCGGGTACACGTGGGGGCAAGAGGTTCAGATCGGAAAAGAATCCGACCCTTCCATTGTTGCGGAATTTGGGGTCTATGATAACGCACAGATTTCAGCCTACATCGAAAACCTAGGCCAGGAGCTGCTGGCTGTAAGCCACCTGCAGCGGCCGGAAACGCCCACCGAGATGAAGAGTACGGCGTTCACCTTCCGGGTGCTCGATAGCCCGGTGGTTAACGCTTTCGCCCTGCCCGGTGGTTACGTGTATGTGACGCGCGGGCTGCTGTCATACCTCGATAATGAGGCCCAATTGGCCGTCGTGCTCGGGCACGAAATCGGGCATGTGGTTGGGCGTCACGCATCGAAACGCGCCGCTCAGCAGCAAATCGGACAGTTGGGGCTCATCGTGGGGGCCGTCGGAGCACAGACGATCTTCGGTGGAAATGCCGCTGAAAGTGTGTTGAATACGGCCGGCTCGGCGGCAGGACTGCTTTTCCTGCGCTACGGGAGAGACGACGAGAGGGAGTCGGATGATCTGGGGGTTGAATATGCGTCGATACTCGGGTATGAGTCCGGAGAAGGCTCCCGCTTCTTCCGCTCGCT
Coding sequences within:
- a CDS encoding M48 family metalloprotease; amino-acid sequence: MKSRIRLAIVLLAILLSGCVSVEQSLVTGNKRAFGYTWGQEVQIGKESDPSIVAEFGVYDNAQISAYIENLGQELLAVSHLQRPETPTEMKSTAFTFRVLDSPVVNAFALPGGYVYVTRGLLSYLDNEAQLAVVLGHEIGHVVGRHASKRAAQQQIGQLGLIVGAVGAQTIFGGNAAESVLNTAGSAAGLLFLRYGRDDERESDDLGVEYASILGYESGEGSRFFRSLLRIQEKSGQSIPSFTSTHPDPGEREATIQRMASEWAEQYTMDKVERDSYLARLDNLVVGDDPRQGYAENSVFYHPTLKFQFTYPSGFQMINQPTRVVVLEPNQKAIIIFSMAQDVTTARDAGAKFAAQEGITVINQGAATTNGLPSYEIMAKAAAEDGSEFQLKQRYVEYGGTVYSFLGYAAAAD